The proteins below are encoded in one region of Terriglobales bacterium:
- a CDS encoding DNA-directed RNA polymerase subunit alpha gives MLWKGFQKPKRLAVDTETLTDKYGRFWAQPFERGFGTTIGNGLRRVLLSSIEGAAITAVKIEGVLHEFQSIAGVVEDATDIILNLKQVPFKLNGEGPKAIYLRADQPGVVTSGMIETDADVEVLDKNVYIATVSEGGKLDMEMRLKRGRGYVSADKNFDEDLGLGFIPIDSVHSPVRKVNYTVEAARLGQITDYDKLTLEVWTNGSVNPADAIGLAAKLLKDHMTIFINFEEEIEPSMHAPSSEDRSGKPQIRNENLNRSVEELELSVRSYNCLKNANIQTIGELVQKTEAEMLKTKNFGRKSLNEIKEILATMGLSLGMKIDEHGNAVPGNQPSVPSMGGYGNY, from the coding sequence ATGCTTTGGAAAGGTTTCCAAAAGCCGAAGCGTCTCGCGGTTGATACCGAGACACTCACCGACAAATATGGCCGCTTCTGGGCCCAGCCCTTCGAGCGCGGATTCGGAACCACCATCGGGAACGGACTGCGCCGCGTACTGCTGAGCTCCATCGAAGGCGCCGCCATCACCGCCGTGAAGATCGAAGGCGTGCTCCACGAGTTCCAGTCGATCGCCGGCGTGGTTGAAGACGCAACCGACATCATCCTCAACCTCAAGCAGGTCCCGTTCAAGCTGAACGGAGAAGGCCCGAAGGCTATTTACCTTCGCGCCGACCAGCCCGGTGTTGTCACTTCCGGCATGATCGAGACCGATGCCGACGTTGAAGTCCTCGACAAGAACGTCTACATCGCCACGGTTTCCGAGGGCGGCAAACTCGACATGGAAATGCGCCTGAAGCGCGGTCGCGGATATGTTTCCGCCGACAAGAACTTCGACGAGGACCTCGGTCTCGGATTCATTCCGATCGACTCCGTTCACTCGCCCGTGCGCAAGGTCAACTACACGGTCGAAGCTGCCCGTCTCGGACAGATCACCGACTACGACAAGCTGACCCTGGAAGTATGGACCAACGGCTCCGTCAATCCGGCGGACGCCATCGGCCTCGCTGCGAAGCTGCTGAAGGATCACATGACGATCTTCATCAACTTTGAGGAAGAGATCGAGCCGTCCATGCACGCGCCCAGCTCGGAAGATCGCAGCGGCAAGCCGCAGATCCGCAACGAGAACCTGAACCGCTCCGTCGAAGAGCTTGAGCTTTCGGTCCGCAGCTACAACTGCCTGAAGAACGCGAACATTCAGACCATCGGCGAACTGGTCCAGAAGACCGAAGCTGAGATGCTGAAGACCAAGAACTTCGGCCGCAAATCGTTAAACGAGATCAAGGAGATCCTCGCGACCATGGGCCTGTCGCTCGGCATGAAGATCGACGAGCACGGCAACGCGGTCCCGGGCAATCAGCCTTCGGTTCCGTCCATGGGCGGCTACGGAAATTACTAA
- the rpmJ gene encoding 50S ribosomal protein L36 — MKVRASVKKICDKCKVINRHGVVRVICENPKHKQRQG, encoded by the coding sequence ATGAAGGTACGGGCCTCCGTAAAGAAGATTTGTGACAAATGCAAGGTGATCAACCGCCACGGTGTGGTGCGCGTCATCTGCGAAAACCCGAAGCACAAGCAGCGTCAGGGATAA
- the rpsM gene encoding 30S ribosomal protein S13: MARISGVDLPRNKHVVIALTYIYGIGNSRSHKILQAAAVEPTKKVQDLAEDEVNRIRQVIENEGNVEGDLRKDISMHIKRLIEIGSYRGFRHRRSLPVRGQRTHTNARTRKGPRKGTVANKKKAAAKT, translated from the coding sequence ATGGCACGCATTTCAGGTGTTGATCTTCCGCGCAACAAGCATGTGGTGATTGCGCTGACTTACATTTACGGCATCGGCAACTCCCGCTCGCACAAGATCCTGCAGGCGGCCGCAGTCGAGCCCACCAAAAAGGTACAGGACCTCGCGGAAGATGAAGTGAACCGCATCCGCCAGGTCATCGAGAACGAAGGCAACGTCGAAGGCGACCTTCGCAAAGACATCTCGATGCACATCAAGCGGCTGATCGAAATCGGTTCCTACCGTGGGTTCCGTCATCGCCGCAGCCTGCCGGTTCGCGGACAGCGCACGCACACCAACGCGCGCACCCGCAAGGGACCGCGTAAGGGCACCGTCGCCAACAAGAAGAAGGCAGCGGCCAAGACATAG
- a CDS encoding SgcJ/EcaC family oxidoreductase, with protein MTSEEQSILAVLQHLEQCWNTADSHGFATVFAEDATFIQIFGGQLDGRSAIEASHRAIFDTIYKGSRSRWELRSVRWIKPDVAVAFTQAHVDFFEGDQPRALDTRPTMVMVRTEGKWQIVAFQNTRIAPMPAAAQAASALAT; from the coding sequence ATGACATCGGAAGAGCAGTCGATCCTTGCCGTTTTGCAGCACCTTGAGCAGTGTTGGAATACCGCCGATAGCCATGGTTTCGCAACCGTGTTTGCCGAAGACGCAACTTTCATTCAGATTTTCGGCGGACAACTGGACGGTCGTTCGGCCATCGAAGCCTCGCATCGCGCTATCTTCGACACAATCTACAAAGGCAGCCGTTCTCGCTGGGAACTGCGCAGCGTTCGTTGGATCAAGCCAGATGTTGCGGTTGCATTCACCCAGGCACACGTCGATTTCTTCGAAGGCGATCAGCCCCGCGCACTCGATACGCGCCCGACCATGGTGATGGTCAGGACGGAAGGGAAGTGGCAGATCGTCGCCTTCCAGAATACCCGTATTGCGCCGATGCCGGCGGCAGCTCAGGCGGCCAGTGCTCTGGCCACCTAG
- a CDS encoding adenylate kinase — translation MEAQTAMINMGSKAADPKTRFVGALILLGAPGAGKGTQSKIISAKYGIPQISTGDLLRENVAKCTELGRSAKAIMERGELVPDHLVQDMLAKRIVEGGDTNRGFILDGFPRTLAQAQWLDGFLEAWTAAVNPGHTTPPVVINVAVGYNQLLRRLTGRRSCPTCGRIYNVYLQPPRVADLCDIDGSVLATRRDDCEEVISERLSAYERQTLPLIDYYQSRGTLHEIDGEQELSEVTDAALKIVENGDRL, via the coding sequence ATGGAAGCCCAAACCGCGATGATAAATATGGGATCCAAAGCAGCAGATCCCAAAACACGGTTTGTAGGGGCCCTGATCCTGCTCGGTGCACCGGGTGCGGGGAAAGGTACACAGTCGAAGATCATCTCGGCTAAGTACGGGATTCCCCAGATTTCGACCGGAGATCTGCTGCGTGAAAACGTAGCGAAATGCACCGAACTTGGCAGGTCGGCCAAGGCGATCATGGAGCGCGGGGAACTCGTCCCGGACCACCTGGTCCAGGACATGCTCGCGAAACGGATCGTCGAAGGCGGTGATACCAACCGGGGATTTATCCTCGATGGCTTCCCGCGGACCCTGGCCCAGGCGCAGTGGTTGGATGGATTTTTGGAGGCGTGGACGGCCGCAGTGAACCCCGGACACACGACACCTCCGGTTGTGATCAACGTCGCCGTCGGTTATAATCAGTTACTTAGGCGGCTCACCGGACGTCGTTCTTGTCCCACCTGCGGGCGGATCTACAACGTTTATCTCCAGCCTCCACGCGTAGCGGATTTATGCGATATTGACGGGTCTGTGCTCGCCACGCGCCGCGACGATTGCGAGGAAGTGATTTCCGAGCGGCTGAGCGCGTATGAGCGGCAAACCCTGCCCCTGATCGACTACTACCAGTCGCGGGGCACGTTACATGAGATTGACGGCGAACAGGAACTGAGCGAAGTGACTGACGCCGCTTTAAAGATTGTTGAGAATGGCGATCGTCTGTAA
- a CDS encoding ABC transporter permease — protein sequence MSTLKAIVYREAMIRATNLTFVFWDLAYPLCYMLVFGVGVNAALEMPVNVPGMDYNAFFLGGVLAMASFGIAANTSWSFFLDRDNGIFFEMLTYPISRAEYLLGKVLVNVFIALLQAAIALGLGWLLFDIRLTWSRVPLTFLGMAVGTAGWFFFYSIFALKTRRNDVFNSITSIFYFVFLFASSMFYPLEPLPAWLRTTASLNPITWQIDWFRYTSIGLGNAQTVLWQGVAFVAFSAVAFAYAVKLLQKQE from the coding sequence ATGAGTACGCTGAAGGCAATCGTGTATCGCGAGGCGATGATTCGGGCGACGAACCTGACGTTCGTGTTCTGGGACCTGGCGTATCCGCTGTGCTACATGCTGGTGTTCGGCGTGGGCGTGAATGCGGCGCTGGAGATGCCGGTGAATGTGCCGGGCATGGACTACAACGCATTCTTTCTCGGCGGCGTGCTGGCGATGGCGAGCTTTGGGATTGCGGCGAATACGTCGTGGTCGTTCTTTCTGGATCGCGATAACGGCATCTTTTTCGAAATGCTGACGTATCCGATAAGCCGCGCGGAATACCTGCTGGGCAAGGTGCTGGTGAACGTCTTCATCGCGCTGCTGCAGGCGGCCATCGCGCTGGGGCTGGGATGGCTGCTGTTCGACATCCGCCTGACGTGGTCGCGCGTGCCGCTGACGTTCCTGGGGATGGCAGTGGGCACGGCGGGATGGTTCTTCTTCTACTCGATCTTCGCGCTGAAGACACGGCGTAACGATGTGTTTAACAGCATCACGTCGATCTTCTACTTCGTGTTCCTGTTCGCGAGTTCGATGTTTTATCCACTGGAGCCGCTGCCGGCATGGCTTCGGACAACGGCGTCGCTGAACCCGATCACGTGGCAGATCGACTGGTTCCGGTATACGTCGATCGGCCTGGGCAACGCACAGACGGTGCTGTGGCAGGGCGTAGCGTTTGTGGCCTTCTCGGCGGTGGCGTTTGCTTATGCGGTGAAGCTATTGCAGAAGCAGGAGTAG
- a CDS encoding beta-L-arabinofuranosidase domain-containing protein, translating to MNENLPPAKKAPDTPSTVSQPQFDPNRREFLAGLMGAAVVTAVAGKTAFAQGSAGALNVARVAAPSSMTPRSENKISALNDGFVPESSFDRSHGMYPLQHSWEVERKRESWVQYDWSEPVTVNKIEVYWAAERPKGVAIPGASSPQTMQAPASYRILYWDGSDFEEVSEPQGLGVAADAFNMTTFKPVKTSKVRLVVTAQKGHPAGILEWRVFNHGAAPGLSPVIDAGVDRSVMLGSQTYLAGKVTWLEDSPGNASRWLKADGPGKVTFARADSPTTTALFSAPGDYVLALAASGSDDRSKRIAVHVEPPPPKDRLDVVYTRRYSIDSRFWNERAKSLIVNWIPHCIRMCERTDIAKMRGDGGIDNFIEAGKALRGEPHGKHKGYVFSNAWVHQMVESMCIALMVDANGDAETLRAQEMMRTTLDRWIPIILGAQMPDGYLQTAYTLEDRKNWPERWSPEHRGNHEGYVAGYFIESAINHYTLTDGKDLRLYSAAKKLADCWVTNIGPGKKEWYDGHQEMEQALVRFGRFVNDQEGNHRGDAYIALAKFLLDSRRGGSEYDQSHLPPGQQYEAVGHAVRATYFYSGMADIAAETHDPYYQGAVMSLWDNMVNKKYYVTGGIGSGETSEGFGPNYSLPNDAYCETCSSCGLVFFQYKLNLAYHDAKYADLYEQTMYNALLGGVALDGKSFCYTNPLVDTERAQWHVCPCCVGNFTRTLLMIPTWTYAKSKAGLYVNMFVGSRIDVGDIAGTAVEVAQKTDYPWKGTVAITVNPEQAKRFSVHVRIPDRTTSKLYKDSPVVRGVKSFKVNGKKFTPAIEKGYAVVTREWKAGDRIELELPMGPQRVTADPRIAADAGLVALKYGPLVYNLERADNRNIDQKLGDAPLRTEWRSDLLGGVMVIRGEWADGSEMLAIPNYARMNRVGPPPEYPRDEDATTSAPASKVWI from the coding sequence ATGAATGAAAACCTACCTCCTGCGAAGAAAGCCCCGGACACTCCGTCCACAGTAAGCCAACCTCAATTTGACCCTAACCGGCGAGAGTTCCTGGCGGGATTGATGGGAGCAGCTGTGGTGACGGCCGTCGCCGGAAAGACGGCATTCGCTCAGGGTTCTGCCGGTGCCCTGAATGTCGCGCGCGTGGCTGCTCCGTCGAGTATGACTCCGAGAAGCGAGAACAAGATCTCCGCGCTCAACGACGGCTTCGTACCCGAGAGTTCGTTTGACCGCTCTCACGGAATGTACCCACTGCAACACTCGTGGGAAGTTGAGAGGAAGCGCGAATCGTGGGTGCAGTATGACTGGAGCGAACCGGTTACGGTCAACAAGATTGAGGTTTACTGGGCGGCGGAACGTCCGAAGGGTGTGGCGATACCAGGAGCCAGCAGTCCGCAGACGATGCAGGCGCCGGCGAGCTATCGAATTCTCTACTGGGATGGAAGCGATTTCGAAGAGGTAAGCGAGCCGCAAGGTCTGGGCGTGGCGGCCGACGCGTTCAACATGACGACCTTCAAGCCGGTAAAGACCAGCAAGGTACGCCTCGTGGTCACGGCCCAGAAAGGACACCCGGCGGGCATTCTCGAATGGAGAGTTTTTAACCATGGCGCGGCTCCCGGACTTTCGCCGGTGATTGATGCCGGCGTGGACCGATCGGTGATGCTCGGCTCGCAAACGTATCTGGCCGGCAAGGTAACGTGGCTGGAGGATTCACCGGGCAATGCCTCACGATGGCTGAAAGCCGATGGGCCCGGAAAGGTGACGTTCGCGCGAGCTGATTCACCGACGACGACGGCGCTATTCTCGGCGCCGGGCGATTACGTGCTGGCGCTCGCGGCTTCCGGCTCCGACGACAGGTCGAAGAGGATAGCGGTACATGTGGAACCGCCTCCGCCAAAAGACCGGCTGGATGTGGTGTATACGCGCAGGTACTCCATCGACAGCCGGTTCTGGAATGAGCGCGCGAAGTCGCTGATCGTGAACTGGATTCCGCATTGCATCCGGATGTGCGAGCGGACGGACATTGCGAAGATGCGCGGCGATGGCGGGATCGACAACTTTATCGAGGCCGGTAAAGCACTCCGCGGCGAACCTCATGGGAAGCACAAGGGCTACGTGTTCTCGAATGCCTGGGTGCACCAGATGGTGGAGTCGATGTGCATCGCGCTGATGGTAGACGCGAACGGCGATGCGGAGACGCTACGGGCGCAAGAGATGATGCGCACGACACTGGACCGGTGGATCCCGATCATTCTGGGGGCGCAGATGCCGGACGGGTATCTGCAGACGGCCTACACGCTCGAGGATCGGAAGAACTGGCCGGAGAGATGGTCGCCGGAACATCGGGGCAATCACGAAGGATATGTGGCGGGGTACTTTATCGAGTCGGCCATCAACCATTACACGCTTACAGACGGCAAGGACCTTCGACTGTATAGCGCGGCGAAGAAACTGGCTGACTGCTGGGTGACGAATATCGGCCCGGGCAAGAAGGAATGGTATGACGGGCACCAGGAGATGGAGCAGGCGCTGGTGCGCTTTGGACGCTTCGTCAACGATCAGGAAGGCAATCACCGGGGCGATGCGTATATTGCGCTGGCGAAGTTTTTGTTGGATTCGCGCCGTGGAGGCTCGGAATATGACCAGAGCCATCTGCCTCCGGGACAGCAGTACGAAGCTGTAGGTCACGCGGTGCGGGCGACTTACTTTTACTCCGGCATGGCGGACATCGCCGCCGAGACACACGATCCGTATTACCAGGGCGCGGTCATGTCACTGTGGGACAACATGGTGAACAAGAAGTACTACGTGACGGGCGGGATCGGGAGCGGCGAAACGTCGGAGGGCTTCGGACCGAACTACTCGCTTCCGAACGATGCCTATTGCGAGACGTGTTCGAGCTGCGGACTGGTGTTCTTTCAGTACAAGTTGAACCTGGCGTATCACGACGCGAAGTATGCCGACCTGTACGAGCAAACGATGTATAACGCGCTGCTGGGTGGCGTTGCGCTGGATGGCAAGAGCTTCTGCTATACGAATCCGCTGGTGGATACGGAACGCGCGCAGTGGCACGTGTGTCCGTGCTGCGTGGGAAACTTTACGCGAACGCTGTTGATGATTCCGACCTGGACGTATGCAAAGAGCAAGGCGGGTCTGTACGTGAACATGTTCGTGGGCAGCCGAATTGACGTTGGCGATATCGCCGGAACAGCGGTGGAGGTGGCGCAGAAGACGGATTATCCGTGGAAGGGTACGGTTGCGATCACGGTAAATCCTGAGCAGGCGAAGAGGTTCTCCGTCCACGTACGGATTCCGGATCGCACAACGAGCAAGCTGTATAAAGACTCGCCCGTGGTTCGGGGCGTGAAGAGCTTCAAGGTCAATGGAAAGAAGTTCACGCCTGCTATCGAGAAAGGCTATGCCGTAGTGACGCGCGAGTGGAAAGCTGGAGATCGAATTGAATTGGAGCTACCGATGGGGCCGCAACGAGTGACGGCGGATCCGCGAATTGCGGCGGATGCCGGACTGGTGGCGCTGAAGTATGGCCCGCTGGTCTACAACCTGGAACGTGCGGATAATCGGAATATTGATCAGAAGCTTGGCGACGCTCCGCTGCGGACCGAATGGAGGTCTGACCTGCTCGGTGGCGTAATGGTCATTCGAGGTGAATGGGCGGATGGCTCTGAAATGTTGGCAATCCCAAATTATGCGCGCATGAACCGCGTCGGCCCGCCGCCGGAGTATCCGCGGGACGAGGACGCGACAACCTCAGCGCCAGCGTCGAAGGTTTGGATTTGA
- the rpsK gene encoding 30S ribosomal protein S11, which yields MAKAQGGAAAGEKKGKKGKTFKRRERKNVPFGIVHIQASFNNTIVTIADQSGNVISWKSSGSLGFRGSRKGTPFAAQQAAMNAANMARDHGLRSVEVRVSGPGSGRESAIRALAAAGIEVRAIKDVTPIPHNGCRPPKRRRV from the coding sequence ATGGCAAAAGCACAGGGCGGCGCAGCCGCCGGCGAGAAAAAAGGCAAGAAAGGCAAGACATTCAAGCGCCGCGAGCGTAAGAACGTTCCTTTCGGAATCGTTCACATCCAGGCGTCGTTCAATAACACGATCGTCACGATCGCCGACCAGAGCGGAAACGTGATTTCGTGGAAGAGTTCGGGTTCGCTCGGCTTCCGCGGATCCCGCAAGGGCACTCCGTTTGCGGCCCAGCAGGCTGCCATGAACGCCGCCAATATGGCGCGCGATCACGGTCTGCGCAGCGTTGAAGTCCGCGTCAGCGGTCCCGGCTCCGGACGTGAATCGGCCATCCGTGCTCTCGCTGCCGCTGGCATCGAAGTGCGCGCGATCAAGGACGTTACGCCGATTCCGCATAACGGCTGCCGTCCGCCGAAGCGCCGCAGAGTCTAA
- the map gene encoding type I methionyl aminopeptidase has translation MAIVCKSSAEIEKMRRSGRAVRQVLDELAAMVKPGISTMDLERTAARKIKELGAKPAFKGYYDYPCCLCTSVNNEIVHGIPSEKRVLKEGDIVSIDCGVVLDGFYGDSAITVPVGDGQSDQIKKLLEVTRESLFKGIEKAKVGNTVGDVGAAVQEYVEAAGFSVVREFVGHGIGTKLHEDPQVPNFGTKGHGARLREGMVLAIEPMVNVGRPGARVLEDKWTAVTEDGSFSAHFEHCVAITQDGPVILTQ, from the coding sequence ATGGCGATCGTCTGTAAATCATCGGCGGAAATCGAAAAGATGCGCCGAAGTGGTCGAGCCGTCCGGCAGGTGCTGGACGAACTGGCGGCCATGGTGAAACCCGGGATCAGCACCATGGACCTGGAACGGACCGCCGCCAGGAAAATAAAGGAACTCGGTGCGAAGCCGGCCTTCAAGGGATATTACGACTATCCCTGCTGCCTCTGTACCTCGGTCAACAACGAGATCGTACACGGCATCCCCAGCGAGAAGCGGGTTTTGAAGGAAGGCGATATCGTCTCGATTGATTGCGGCGTCGTGCTCGACGGTTTCTATGGAGACTCTGCGATCACGGTTCCGGTGGGCGACGGGCAGTCTGACCAGATTAAGAAGCTGCTCGAGGTCACCAGGGAATCGCTCTTTAAAGGGATCGAGAAGGCCAAGGTTGGTAACACCGTCGGCGATGTAGGCGCGGCCGTGCAGGAATATGTGGAAGCCGCAGGCTTCAGCGTGGTTCGCGAGTTCGTCGGCCATGGAATCGGGACCAAGTTGCACGAAGATCCGCAGGTTCCGAACTTCGGCACCAAGGGCCATGGGGCGCGGTTGCGCGAAGGCATGGTGCTGGCGATCGAGCCGATGGTGAACGTAGGCCGCCCCGGAGCGCGCGTCCTGGAAGATAAGTGGACCGCCGTTACCGAGGACGGAAGTTTTAGCGCTCATTTTGAGCACTGTGTCGCGATCACGCAGGATGGACCGGTGATCCTGACGCAATAG
- a CDS encoding ABC transporter ATP-binding protein produces MSRHVIEVEHLVKVYESRGRAPVRAVDGMSFSVEEGTIFGLLGPNGAGKSTMLRVLTTLGRPTEGTVRILGFNVEEKPLEVRRRISAVLQDTAVELFLSVRDNLLTFARFHGLTGRQAMDRAAEVMDRFQLNAEADNKVQDLSGGFKRRVQVAKVFMVETPILFLDEFSTGMDPILKREVMESLRAEAAKGRTIVLTTQILSEAEELCDDILIMNKGKQVARGDLNTLKLLSQGVYDVSMTFDAVPEGIEAEVKQFEPIRVQVDHHTVEMTVKAREGRVLDIITALARGRNVLRVELNSASLEDIFIELTKKEMVA; encoded by the coding sequence ATGAGCAGACATGTGATTGAAGTTGAGCACCTGGTAAAGGTTTACGAGTCGCGGGGACGCGCACCGGTGCGTGCCGTGGATGGAATGAGCTTTTCGGTCGAGGAAGGTACGATCTTCGGACTGCTCGGCCCGAACGGCGCCGGGAAGTCGACCATGTTGAGAGTGCTGACCACGCTGGGGCGTCCGACGGAGGGAACGGTGCGAATCCTCGGATTCAACGTGGAAGAGAAACCGCTGGAAGTGCGCCGCAGGATTTCGGCCGTACTCCAGGACACCGCTGTGGAACTGTTCCTATCCGTGCGCGATAACCTGCTGACGTTCGCGCGATTTCACGGGCTTACCGGCCGGCAGGCGATGGACCGCGCGGCGGAGGTGATGGACCGCTTCCAACTGAACGCCGAAGCCGACAACAAGGTGCAGGACCTGAGCGGCGGCTTCAAGCGACGGGTGCAGGTGGCGAAGGTGTTCATGGTGGAGACGCCGATCCTGTTTCTCGACGAGTTCTCGACGGGTATGGACCCGATCCTGAAGCGCGAGGTGATGGAGTCGCTTCGGGCAGAGGCCGCAAAGGGACGCACGATCGTGTTGACGACGCAGATCCTTAGTGAGGCCGAGGAGCTTTGTGACGACATCCTGATCATGAACAAGGGCAAGCAGGTGGCGCGTGGCGATTTGAATACGCTGAAGCTGCTGTCGCAGGGCGTTTACGACGTGAGCATGACGTTCGATGCGGTGCCCGAAGGGATTGAAGCCGAAGTGAAGCAGTTCGAACCGATCCGAGTACAGGTGGACCATCACACGGTGGAGATGACGGTGAAGGCACGCGAAGGCCGTGTGCTCGACATCATTACGGCGCTGGCACGCGGACGCAACGTGCTGCGAGTGGAGTTGAACAGCGCATCGCTCGAGGACATCTTCATCGAGCTGACGAAGAAGGAGATGGTGGCATGA
- a CDS encoding Mov34/MPN/PAD-1 family protein has translation MPELTEVVVDRKVLDAFKRRALKLYPKEFLEQIVGRVVDGQARVYAFRELEHEATRFEVVIDEDLDPMTDGEDVRRFDILGTIHTHPQSTIEPSNIDWEAMARDRELVMGICAIRKTAKRRFVSFAFYNGSKKLLQLTIAEDQRAEAAKTAG, from the coding sequence ATGCCAGAGTTGACCGAAGTGGTGGTGGACCGGAAAGTCCTTGATGCCTTCAAGCGGCGCGCGCTGAAGTTGTATCCCAAGGAGTTCCTGGAGCAAATCGTGGGGCGCGTGGTGGATGGGCAAGCTCGGGTCTACGCCTTCCGCGAACTGGAGCATGAGGCCACGCGCTTCGAGGTGGTCATCGACGAGGACCTTGATCCGATGACGGACGGCGAGGACGTGCGACGGTTCGACATTCTGGGCACCATCCATACGCATCCGCAATCGACGATTGAACCAAGCAACATTGACTGGGAGGCGATGGCGCGCGACCGCGAGCTGGTGATGGGGATCTGCGCGATCCGCAAGACGGCCAAGCGGCGGTTCGTGAGCTTTGCGTTTTATAACGGGTCGAAGAAGCTATTGCAGTTGACGATTGCCGAGGACCAGAGGGCGGAAGCGGCGAAGACGGCGGGATAG
- the infA gene encoding translation initiation factor IF-1, which produces MSKEDAIEVMAVVIEPLPNAMFRVELENKHQVLAHVSGKMRKNFIRILPGDRVAVELSPYDLTRGRIVYRYK; this is translated from the coding sequence ATGAGCAAGGAAGACGCGATTGAAGTTATGGCAGTGGTCATCGAGCCCCTGCCCAATGCGATGTTCCGGGTAGAACTGGAAAACAAGCACCAGGTTTTAGCTCATGTCTCCGGCAAGATGCGTAAGAACTTCATCCGCATCCTCCCCGGCGACAGGGTCGCGGTAGAGCTGTCACCCTATGACCTGACCCGCGGCCGTATCGTTTACCGATACAAATAA
- the rpsD gene encoding 30S ribosomal protein S4 — MARYKDAVCRLCRREGMKLFLKGAKCFTDKCPVEKRNYAPGQHGKDKKTKVVGYGLQLREKQKAKRIYFVNEGQFRNYYEVASNATGVTGELLLQQLERRLDNLVFRLGFANARRQARQLVRHGHVSVNGRKVNIPSYQVRPGDEIAVREEAKNLDIVKNGLEFASHQAAPTWLEVDREGMKGRLLSLPKREDINLPINEQLIVELYSK, encoded by the coding sequence TTGGCACGTTATAAAGACGCAGTCTGCCGCCTTTGCCGTCGCGAAGGCATGAAGCTCTTCCTCAAGGGCGCAAAGTGTTTCACCGATAAGTGCCCCGTCGAGAAACGGAATTACGCTCCGGGTCAGCACGGAAAAGACAAGAAAACCAAGGTCGTCGGCTACGGTCTTCAGCTTCGCGAGAAGCAGAAGGCAAAACGTATTTACTTCGTCAACGAAGGCCAGTTCCGCAACTACTATGAAGTTGCGTCGAACGCCACCGGCGTCACCGGCGAATTGCTCCTGCAGCAGCTTGAGCGCCGTCTCGACAACCTGGTCTTCCGCCTTGGATTTGCGAATGCCCGCCGTCAGGCACGCCAGCTCGTCCGTCACGGACATGTGTCCGTCAACGGCCGCAAGGTGAATATTCCTTCGTACCAGGTTCGGCCGGGCGACGAGATTGCGGTCCGCGAGGAAGCGAAGAATCTCGACATCGTGAAGAACGGCCTTGAGTTCGCCAGCCATCAGGCTGCGCCGACCTGGCTGGAAGTCGATCGCGAAGGCATGAAGGGACGCTTGCTCTCTCTGCCGAAGCGTGAAGACATCAATCTGCCGATCAACGAGCAGCTGATCGTCGAACTGTACAGCAAGTAA
- the rplQ gene encoding 50S ribosomal protein L17, translated as MRHLKAGKKLGRNTSHRRALLRNLVTSLIVEERIETTEAKAKAMRPQVEKMITLGKKGDVSARRLAAGYLMTRDAVTKLFDTVAPRFGDRNGGYLRIIRKGWQQGDGAEKVYIELLGSEKVIDEKRQKRAEARAKRAEEARKAMEEAQAEQQAEGGEAPAAEGGEEKK; from the coding sequence ATGCGTCACCTTAAAGCAGGCAAGAAGCTCGGACGGAACACCAGCCATCGTCGCGCTCTGTTGCGCAACCTGGTCACTTCGCTGATCGTGGAAGAGCGTATTGAAACCACGGAAGCGAAGGCAAAAGCCATGCGTCCGCAAGTCGAAAAAATGATCACTCTCGGCAAGAAGGGCGACGTCAGCGCACGCCGTCTCGCTGCCGGATACTTGATGACCCGCGACGCCGTGACCAAGTTGTTCGACACCGTTGCGCCCCGTTTCGGCGACCGCAACGGCGGCTATTTGCGGATCATTCGCAAGGGATGGCAGCAGGGCGATGGCGCCGAGAAGGTGTACATCGAACTGCTCGGCTCCGAGAAGGTGATCGACGAGAAGCGCCAGAAACGCGCTGAAGCCCGTGCCAAGCGTGCCGAAGAGGCCCGCAAGGCGATGGAAGAAGCGCAGGCAGAACAGCAGGCGGAAGGCGGAGAAGCGCCGGCAGCCGAAGGCGGCGAAGAAAAGAAGTAA